The sequence below is a genomic window from Colletotrichum destructivum chromosome 4, complete sequence.
GAGGGCCCgtggcgccctcgacgccctcgatgCCGAGCAAGTGGTCCGCTGGGGGTCCGACAATACCTGCACGTCCGTTTAGCCACCTGTTTTTGTCATGTTGGGGGTGTTGGGGTACTTACCAATCTCGATGGTCTCGCCGTTCATCTCTCCCTCGATGGTCTCCTTGAGCGTGAGCAACGCAATGTGCACAGCATCCTCAAGCTCCAAGCCCTCGGTGTATCTCTTCTCCAGGAATGTCTTTGCCGACGTAGCACTCTTGCCAATGGCCGTCGCCTTCCAGGGGAAGTAACTTCCGGAGGGGTCAACTTGGTACAGCATAGGTCCACCCTTCAGAGTACCGCCCGTCTTGCCAGTAGGCTTTTTCTCCTCTCCTtccttggtctcggcctcgtcctcgggcaaGATACCCTCGTCCCAGCCAGCGATGAGCAGACTGACACCGTAGGGTCTGACACCACCAGACTGGGTCGCCTCCTGCATCACACGAGCGACATCCTGCACCAATATCCGCGTGGGCGGGTACTCGTTGTAGATGCGCTTGTAGCCAGTGTGGGACACTTTGCGAGCCTTGTCCACCAATATTCTATAGTCGGGACCCATGCCTGAGTACACCATTCCGATGTTGGGAGTGACGAGGCTGATCTTGGACAGCGAGCTAGGGTCGGCAAGTGGCGATGATGACTTCTTCTCGGTCGCGAGGACGATGCCGTTGGTGGCTTTCGAGGGGTTAGCATGAGATGGGGCTGCGGAATGAGGGGCAAGCGGGCTCGCCTttgatgccgagggcggtgacacCCTGGTTGACGGCGTTCAGAGCATACTCTGCGAAATTGTCAGTTTTGTATGTCGACCttcggcttcatcgtcgtAACAAATCAGCAATGGTGGGGGGCCTGTGTGGAAGCGTACCGATCTGAACCAGCTTGCCGCTATACCAACCAAGTCAGCACATAAACGTCATACAAATTGGTCCCAACAACATACCTGGGCGAGAACGTCGTCAGCGAGAAAGAGTAACGGTCGGCCATTGCTTAACTATTGAATTGTGCGTTTGACGTTTGATGGCGGGTTTCTAGGTGACGGTGACAGAGAGGATGAAGGGTGGGTTCTGCAGTCAAACGAGGCGAGGTGTGAGGCTGTCGGAGCTACGAAGCTCTCCCTCCTAGGCAACTCGCGCCGCGTCAAGCTGCCAGCCGTCTGGGCAGTGGGAACCGGCCGGGAAAGGTGTTACACGTGACTTTATCGGCTGCTCTAATGATCCGGGGGTGCCTCGCTTATGTAACTCCACAAGTCGAGAAGCTATGACCACCCGGCACCAGCTCTGGATAAAGTGGTGCTGGAATATTCTTTTTCACTTCTTACCAGACGCATGACCTTCATCCAAGATCTCACTTGCTTGGCACCATCTTCAAAAGGAAAGATGGTCAGGTATTCATATCGCCCACACTGATTCTTGCCATGTAGGTGCTGCCGCATCTGGTCAAGCTGGGCCAAGATCCCCATTCCGAACCAAACACCTTCCAGCCGAATATCTTCTTTGCTTTTATCACTTTATAGCCGGGAGGAGAGTACCGTCAAACTGGCCAACCCAGACTGTTTAATGCTGGCACAGGGCCGCAAACAAAATCCTTCCCCCTCACCATATCGTTCCCCCTTTTTCATCATGGAGCACGCGAAACCCCAGTGGAGTTGGCCATCTGACCTCCCCAACGGCTCAGACCACTCCCAAGCCGATACAGCCGGATCACAACGGTCCGATCAGCATGA
It includes:
- a CDS encoding Putative proteasome alpha-subunit domain, proteasome, subunit alpha/beta, nucleophile aminohydrolase, which gives rise to MADRYSFSLTTFSPSGKLVQIEYALNAVNQGVTALGIKATNGIVLATEKKSSSPLADPSSLSKISLVTPNIGMVYSGMGPDYRILVDKARKVSHTGYKRIYNEYPPTRILVQDVARVMQEATQSGGVRPYGVSLLIAGWDEGILPEDEAETKEGEEKKPTGKTGGTLKGGPMLYQVDPSGSYFPWKATAIGKSATSAKTFLEKRYTEGLELEDAVHIALLTLKETIEGEMNGETIEIGIVGPPADHLLGIEGVEGATGPRFRKLSPQEIEDYLTNL